The Nitrospinaceae bacterium genomic interval ACGTTCTCCATTAATTATTCCGCTAGGCGTCTCTCCGCAGAAAAAACGCAAAATATTATCTAGGCCGGCTTTTCGATCAACCAAGCGATGACGATAAGACCCGCCGCCGTTATGGGGCGTCAAAACTACATTCGGCAATTGGATGAGCGGATTGGACTCCGGCAGTGGTTCCTCCCTATAGACGTCCAGGCCAGCCATGGCTATCTGGCCAGCCCGTAGCGCCTCAACAAGCGCATTTTCATCTACCACACCTCCACGCGCCACGTTGATGAGGGTGGCAGTGGGTTTCATCTCCTGAAACTGCTTTTCTCCTATCAAATTTTCAGTTTCAGGCGTATGCGGCAATACGAGAATGAGAAAATCAACAGCGGCAATCAGGTCATCGAATGGTAGATAACGAACTTCGTGCCGCTCCTCGGTTTCTTTGGGATGGGGGGTGCGCTGGTGGTAGACCACATCCATCCCGAAAGCTCGGCATCGCTTGGCTATCTCCATGCCAATATCACCCATACCGATAACCCCCACAGTCGTCCCGTAAAGATCGTCAATTCCCTCGATTTGTGCCCAGTTGGGTTTGTAGTTCCATTGATCCGTTTGGATGGGCTCGAGACCAAGATCGCGATAAGAGCCCTGAACAACGGAGCGATGTGCACGTAAAATATTTCTGGCACATGTGAGCATTAGCGCCATGGCGTGTTCGGCAACCGTTGCATTCCGGATGAGGGACAATGAGGCAACGGGTATCTTTCGCTCTGTAGCCGCTGCGACATCAATATTTTTACAATTCAAACCGTTCTTCTGAATAAATTTAAGGGAATCCGCAGAACGAATGACTTCACCAGAGAGATAATCTTTGTGCCAAAAAATAGCATCTGCCTCCCGAGCAAGAGAAGGCGGCACCTTTGGCCAATCTTCGAGGTATTCGAGAATTTCAAAAGGCTCAGAAGCTTTGTCGTTACGGACGCTATCAACAAAACGGCTGGATGAGGAATCCAGCAGGAGGCGTATAGACTTTTCCATGATGAAACTCCATGACACCCGAAAAATGAGGAGGTTTGGCTGTCGGTTTTATATACTGCCGAATTTTAAAAGGGATAACATTATAATGGGTGTGTCATATTGTTGAGATGATTTCAATCCATGGGGCAATTATCGAGGCGTATACTCTTCGTAATTAAATTTCACATAAGGAGTCAGAACGAATTGACAAGGCCCAATATCGCTACAACCATTTGATAGGATTGACATAAATCAACTGAACGACATGACTTCAGAGCCTTGGATACAAGGGATGAAAATGGATCGTAAGTTTGAAATAGGCAAAGCGCCACCGCATAATGTCAAGGACTCTTTTAAATAATGATAATTCGAAACTAAGAGATTTGCTTTCAAATTCAAGCAGACCCGAAATTAAATTTTTTTCTCTAATTTTGGAGGTGAACCGATGAAAGCGATGGTGTTGTACGGAACGAATGAATCATTTGTTCTGGAGGATCGCCCCATTCCCACCCCTGGACCAGGAGAGGCGGTTGCCAGGGTGCTGGCCTGCGGAGCTGGTCTCACTATTCACCACACGGTGGCTGGTCGTGTGCCTGTGAAATTTCCAATAGTCATTGGACACGAGATAACCGCTGAGATTGCAGAAGTAGGGGATGATGTCGATTGGCTGGCGGAAGGAGATCCGGTCACGGCCTATTATTACTTTACATGCGGGCGTTGCCGCTGGTGTCGCATTAACCGTGAAACCCTTTGCGAGAACATGAAAGGACAAGTCGGGCGACATATGGACGGCGGGTATGCAGAATTTATCAAGCTACCTGCTCAGAATTTCGTTAAAATTCCAGAGGGGCTAGATTACAAAAATTATCCCGCCGAAGTCGGTGTCATCAGTGACGCCATTGCGACACCCTATAAAGTGATTCGCCATGCCCGAATATCTCCGATGGAAAATGTGGCCGTAATCGGCGCAGGGGGCGGATTAGGGATACATATGGTGATGATGGCCCGCTGGGCAGGCGCAAGGGTCACTGCGGTGGATGTGATGCCCGAAAAACTAGAAAAATGCCGAGAGGTGGGAGCACATGAAATCGTGAACGCTTCCGAGGGGAGCATGACCGAAGCCTTGATGGATATTACGAATGGCCAGGGGGTGGATGTTGTTGTCGATTTTGCCTGCAGGGGATCTAGCATCGAGGACGGAATCCGGTCCCTGGCCAAAGCTGGCCGACTACTCCCTATGGCGGGTACGACAGCCACTTCTTTTCAATTCAATCCCAGGGAAATGCTTCGGAATGAAAAGCAAATCATGGGGAGCCGCTTTGCTACTAAACAAGAAGTGATCGATTCACTCGATCTGGTAGCACGCGGAGACATTTGGCCGCTCGTGACTGAAACTTTTTCGCTTGAACAGGTAGACCAAGCACACGAGCATCTAGAGAAAGGCTCGATAATGGGACGTGCCGCCATTGTGATGGATACCTAAAATCAAATTATCCAAAACTTCACAATTAAAAGGCAATAGACGCACCTGTCCCTATCGGCGCAAGAAAATCTTCATAATCCAGTTTTACGTATTTAGATTAATCGGCTTCTGATTCAGCCGGTGCCTTGTTATCCATGCGCTCGAAAGCCCGTTTTGCTGCCTTTAGTGCGTGGTTAGTCTTTGGCAGTCCGATGTAGGGCGAGCACTGCACGATAGCCTCGATGATTTCCTCACGCGTGAGTCCCACGTTAAGGGCTCCCATAGTGTGGTCTTCCACCACCTGCGGAATGTTCTGGGTGGCACCCGTTACGATGACGATGATTTCCCGCGTTTTGAGATCAAGAAGCGGCTGATTCCAAATCATTCCAAAACAGTATTCTATGATGGATTCTGCATATGCTGGAGAGAGTTCCGCCCAATTGTTTTTCGAACTCCCGTCGGAATTGTAAATCCCTAATTTGTGTCTAATTTCCATCGCTTTTTCAACTCGTTCAGCAGATTTATCCGCGCACATTTCATTCTCCTCGTTTAGTGTGAACTGACATTTGTATTCCAATTAAAATACCATTTACATCGACCTGCCCATAAATCCATTTGTATCGATATCGTCTTACAATAAAATATCTGAACCTTGTGATATCCGCGCATAATCTATTCGACCTAATTCCTCATCTCTCTCTCCTGATATTGGAAGAAATTCATTCTGAAGGGGAATATTTTCGAACACCAAAGCTTAGCGAGATCGGTGGAAATTAGAAATAATAAAGGTCAATTCCTAGTTGCCATTTCGATTTCCCTGAAAACATTACAAATACCATGCCGTGAATCGATCAATTGACTTCGATGATACTTTTATTCTAATGGGGGGCCAACTTTACAAGAACTCTTCCCTCATTCGAAAAGCGACTTACATAATGACATCATTTCTGCCCCGCGTTGCCGGGCTAGCGACTTTCGAACGAAGCATCCAATTACAATGACTCTATCTCCGGTCAGGCGCAGGCTCATTTCCTTACTTGGGATAGAGGTTAGATAGGTACGAGCCAGAAATTTGCGGGCGGCAAAGGAGCCTTTCACCTAAGGCGTCCTAAGCGGCCAATTCCATGATTTTTAGATTAATTTTCATCTTTAAGCTCATATTTTTAGGATAACTTCCGATAAGTTGAGATAGGTAAAGCCCGTATGAGGATGTGAAGCGTATTAAAATAAATTAGGTACACAAACAAGTCATTTTCTCAGGAGGGGGAAGTGCTGTGGCTGATGCAAATCTCATTCTTGCCGTTGCACAAGGCCGGAGACCTCCACAGATAGTCGGAGCCGTGGCGAGTGGGCGTTCCCACGTAGCTCAGCTCTCAGCAAGTCACCAGATGGTGGACGAGAGGGTTTTAGGCGTCCTTGCAGCCGTGAACACACTCCAAAGCCCGTACGGAATCGATATTTTAGCCTAGATCTAAATCTTCAATCTGGCGCATTGCGTCATTCTTATTTTCAATCTTGTTTGTTCTGAATACATCGCGCACATCTAGCGACAAACCTTGGTTCTAGATTAGTTCTTTTCCCACATGCCACTCTCTTTCAAACTAAAGAAATTGTCCGGCCCCTCAAGAACCTCCAACCAAACCCCATCGATAAATTCCAAGTTGGGGTAGTTCATCATTTTCCTACCTCCATCGAATTCGTCCCAATTCCCTTCTTTTCTCGATACAGAAGTAGCGGACGACTCATTTAAATCTAAAAGCTTAATCGTTGAATCATTTTTTATTTTTGAAGACAAAAATAGGTGAGAGGCTGGGAACTCTCACCTAGTGGCTGATGGAAATGGGGAAGGTATTCAGGAAGGTTGTTTAATACAGTATCCAGCATAAACTTGGTAGGCTCTCGCCACTACCTATTCAAAACAATCCTTAGCTTCTGATATTCCCATAAATTATCCCACAAGAAATTTAACTCCAAATTAAAGGCATATGCTTGTGTACATATCCTACCAGATTACAACTTAGGCATCGACGATTCTCATTATTCCAGAATACGAAGAGCCGAAAATGCCCAGATATATCCTATGTCTCTCAGCTTCCAAATGACACATACGCCAAAACACATTACATGGAGTTAGGCTATTATTTATTTCCTTTCAAACTCTTTTCGATCGTCTTAAGATCACCACCAACACTTAGCAAAGTTTTTTGAGTCTGCTTGATAAGCTTCAGGAAATTATCTTGCCTGCCAAACAAATTGTCTCTTATCGCAGCTTTCATCTCTCCAGTTCCAAATATAACCCAATCGCTCGATACACTATGT includes:
- a CDS encoding zinc-binding dehydrogenase produces the protein MKAMVLYGTNESFVLEDRPIPTPGPGEAVARVLACGAGLTIHHTVAGRVPVKFPIVIGHEITAEIAEVGDDVDWLAEGDPVTAYYYFTCGRCRWCRINRETLCENMKGQVGRHMDGGYAEFIKLPAQNFVKIPEGLDYKNYPAEVGVISDAIATPYKVIRHARISPMENVAVIGAGGGLGIHMVMMARWAGARVTAVDVMPEKLEKCREVGAHEIVNASEGSMTEALMDITNGQGVDVVVDFACRGSSIEDGIRSLAKAGRLLPMAGTTATSFQFNPREMLRNEKQIMGSRFATKQEVIDSLDLVARGDIWPLVTETFSLEQVDQAHEHLEKGSIMGRAAIVMDT
- a CDS encoding carboxymuconolactone decarboxylase family protein encodes the protein MCADKSAERVEKAMEIRHKLGIYNSDGSSKNNWAELSPAYAESIIEYCFGMIWNQPLLDLKTREIIVIVTGATQNIPQVVEDHTMGALNVGLTREEIIEAIVQCSPYIGLPKTNHALKAAKRAFERMDNKAPAESEAD